The window GATCAACTTCTTGTCACCCTCGGCGTCGAGCATCGCTCGGGCCGTGACCCGCATGGATTCGAACGCCATGCAGAGTCCGCCCAACTCCCGCGCCTGCATGGCGAGTCGCACCGGCGCGGTCCCCCGGTATCCGGGAATGATCTCGAAGACCTCCTTCCCGGTCACCATGTTGAGAATCGTCGGAAGGGTGGTGCCGGTTCCGCCGGCCGATCCCATCTTGATGGGCTTGTCGGACCCAAGCACCTCGTTCCAGGTCTTGAGGCCGGTGAAACCCATCACCGCGCAACTCGGCCATCCGGTGACGGGCGCTCCGACCCAGCCGAACTTCCGGGCGTCGAACTGAACCCGTCTGCTGCCCAAGGCTTGATGAACGACGAACTGGTTGTTCCACACGCCGACCGTGAGACCGTCCGGCTTGGTCTTGTTGTAGATGTAGTTCCCCGCGATGAGCCCGCCGGCGCCCGTGAGGCTCTGGACCACCGGACTCGGGCTTCCCGGAAAGTGTTTGGCGATATGGCGCGCGGTGGTCCGGGTGTAGGTATCGTAGCCGCCGCCCGGCGCATGACCCACGATGAACCGGATGGTCTTGCCCTTGTAGAAATCCGCCACGCTCCACGCCGGTC of the Deltaproteobacteria bacterium genome contains:
- a CDS encoding tripartite tricarboxylate transporter substrate-binding protein, which gives rise to PAWSVADFYKGKTIRFIVGHAPGGGYDTYTRTTARHIAKHFPGSPSPVVQSLTGAGGLIAGNYIYNKTKPDGLTVGVWNNQFVVHQALGSRRVQFDARKFGWVGAPVTGWPSCAVMGFTGLKTWNEVLGSDKPIKMGSAGGTGTTLPTILNMVTGKEVFEIIPGYRGTAPVRLAMQARELGGLCMAFESMRVTARAMLDAEGDKKLIPILVYGDPPDPEVQNIPRVRDLVKGKDNVAMLNAWGLQYNFQRPLTLPPGTPKERVAAWRKAYTATLNDPAFLADAKKSRLNIVHVSGEQIDRYVETMLNMSAETKERLKWMLPK